From one Halosimplex rubrum genomic stretch:
- a CDS encoding prenyltransferase has translation MPDAMASLTARLGALAPPDTTVGYLLRLSRPRFWLYLAGPVMVGTVFAARTTAALFTPLTVALAAYFLLPANVFLYGVNDVFDADIDEENPKKADKEVRYRGSRAVVAAVLASGVLGVAILPVLPTEAVLAMLAFLALSVQYSAPPFRFKTTPVLDSLSNGLYVLPGVVAYATVAGAFPPALAVAGAWLWTMAMHTFSAVPDIEPDRAAGIETTATLLGERWTYAYCAVVWAAAAAVFWLVHPYWGGLLAVYPVFTAAVALTDVSVDRAYWWFPLLNTAVGTLLTMGGLWVIVDGA, from the coding sequence ATGCCCGACGCGATGGCCTCGCTGACCGCTCGCCTCGGCGCGCTCGCGCCCCCCGACACCACCGTCGGGTATCTCCTCCGGCTCTCGCGGCCGCGGTTCTGGCTGTACCTGGCCGGCCCGGTGATGGTCGGGACCGTCTTTGCCGCGCGCACGACTGCGGCGCTGTTCACGCCGCTGACGGTCGCGCTGGCCGCGTACTTCCTGCTCCCGGCGAACGTCTTCCTCTACGGCGTCAACGACGTGTTCGACGCCGACATCGACGAGGAGAACCCCAAGAAAGCGGACAAGGAGGTCCGCTACCGGGGGAGTCGCGCCGTCGTCGCCGCGGTGCTGGCGAGCGGCGTCCTCGGGGTCGCGATACTGCCGGTCCTGCCGACCGAGGCGGTCCTCGCGATGCTGGCCTTCCTCGCCCTGTCGGTCCAGTACAGCGCGCCGCCGTTCCGGTTCAAGACCACGCCCGTCCTCGACTCGCTGTCGAACGGGCTGTACGTCCTCCCGGGCGTGGTGGCGTACGCGACCGTCGCGGGCGCGTTCCCGCCGGCGCTGGCGGTCGCCGGCGCGTGGCTGTGGACGATGGCGATGCACACCTTCTCGGCGGTCCCGGACATCGAACCGGACCGCGCCGCGGGCATCGAGACGACCGCGACGCTGCTGGGCGAGCGGTGGACCTACGCCTACTGCGCGGTCGTCTGGGCGGCCGCCGCGGCGGTCTTCTGGCTGGTCCACCCCTACTGGGGCGGCCTGCTCGCCGTCTACCCCGTGTTCACCGCCGCCGTCGCGCTGACCGACGTGTCGGTCGACCGCGCCTACTGGTGGTTCCCGCTCCTCAACACCGCCGTCGGCACGCTCCTGACGATGGGCGGCCTCTGGGTGATCGTCGATGGCGCCTGA
- a CDS encoding phytoene desaturase family protein: MAGLSGRADGESVTVVGGGVGGLSTAAYLADAGADVTLVEKNDQLGGRASRLEAEGFRFDMGPSWYLMPDVFERFFGHFGKAPGNYYDLERLDPHYRVFFKGEGVGAGDGERVDIAADRAKNRELFESIEPGAGEAFDEYLATSERHYETAMDKFVYEDRSSLRDWVDLDVMRAAPVGLTLLRSMQSHVDGYFENPKLKQIMQYTLVFLGGSPRNTPALYNMMSHVDFNMGVYYPVANEADEDGNHPGGIGVVVDAFVDLCRELGVSFETGVEVEEITRRKRGFLVVDDAGEERRPDRVVVNADYAHAEQELLPEHERQYDADYWDDRTYAPSAYLLYLGVEGDVPELAHHTLVLPDDWDPHFDQIFEEPGWPDEPAYYLCVPSKTDDTVAPEGHSNLFVLVPIAPGLEDSPAQRERFREQILDDVAEHTGTDLRDRIVFEEEFCVSEFVDRYNATAGTALGLAHTLPQTALLRPPNRSDAVDGLYFTGSFTTPGIGVPMCLISGQHTAQALVEDVN, encoded by the coding sequence ATGGCAGGGCTATCGGGACGGGCGGACGGCGAGTCGGTAACGGTCGTCGGCGGCGGCGTCGGCGGTCTCTCGACGGCTGCGTACCTCGCCGACGCCGGCGCGGACGTGACGCTCGTGGAGAAAAACGACCAGCTGGGCGGCCGCGCCAGCCGCCTCGAAGCCGAGGGCTTTCGCTTCGACATGGGTCCCTCGTGGTACCTCATGCCCGACGTGTTCGAGCGCTTCTTCGGCCACTTCGGGAAGGCCCCGGGCAACTACTACGACCTCGAACGGCTCGACCCGCACTACCGGGTCTTCTTCAAGGGCGAAGGGGTGGGTGCCGGCGACGGCGAGCGGGTCGACATCGCCGCCGACCGGGCGAAAAACCGCGAGCTGTTCGAGTCGATCGAGCCGGGGGCGGGCGAAGCCTTCGACGAGTACCTCGCGACCAGCGAACGCCACTACGAGACGGCGATGGACAAGTTCGTCTACGAGGACCGCTCCTCGCTCCGGGACTGGGTCGACCTGGACGTGATGCGCGCCGCGCCCGTGGGGCTCACACTCCTGCGGTCGATGCAGAGCCACGTCGACGGGTACTTCGAGAACCCCAAGCTCAAGCAGATCATGCAGTACACGCTGGTGTTCCTGGGCGGCTCGCCCCGCAACACGCCGGCGCTGTACAACATGATGAGTCACGTCGATTTCAACATGGGCGTGTACTACCCCGTGGCCAACGAGGCCGACGAGGACGGGAACCACCCGGGCGGCATCGGCGTCGTCGTCGACGCGTTCGTCGACCTCTGCCGTGAACTCGGAGTGAGCTTCGAGACCGGCGTCGAAGTCGAGGAGATCACCCGCCGCAAGCGGGGCTTCCTCGTCGTCGACGATGCGGGCGAAGAGCGCCGACCGGACCGCGTGGTCGTCAACGCCGACTACGCCCACGCCGAGCAGGAGCTGCTGCCCGAGCACGAACGCCAGTACGACGCCGACTACTGGGACGACCGCACCTACGCCCCCTCGGCATACCTCCTCTATCTCGGCGTCGAGGGCGACGTGCCCGAACTCGCTCACCACACGCTGGTGCTCCCGGACGACTGGGACCCCCACTTCGACCAGATATTCGAAGAGCCCGGCTGGCCCGACGAACCCGCCTACTACCTCTGTGTCCCCTCGAAGACCGACGACACCGTCGCGCCCGAGGGCCACAGCAACCTGTTCGTCCTCGTACCCATCGCGCCCGGGCTGGAGGATTCGCCGGCCCAGCGCGAGCGGTTCCGCGAACAGATCCTCGACGACGTGGCCGAGCACACCGGGACGGATCTGCGGGACCGCATCGTCTTCGAGGAGGAGTTCTGCGTCTCCGAGTTCGTCGACCGCTACAACGCGACGGCTGGGACGGCGCTGGGGCTGGCCCACACCCTTCCCCAGACCGCACTGCTGCGGCCGCCGAACCGCTCGGATGCGGTCGACGGACTGTACTTCACCGGCTCGTTCACGACGCCCGGAATCGGCGTCCCGATGTGTCTCATCAGCGGCCAGCACACCGCACAGGCGCTCGTCGAGGACGTGAACTAA
- a CDS encoding SDR family NAD(P)-dependent oxidoreductase has product MDGATVVVTGGTRGIGRATVEAVADARAHVVTCARDADALDDLAERIRASGGTITTQRADVRDEFDAERLLETAAREGGAVDAVVANAGVYHGDAGETPIDRESYAAFDDTMRTNARGVFATFREARPHLADDARLLALSGGIAREARAGFGAYAVSKATVEAVVRQFAADTEWPAAVVDPGAVATDLTGGRGTDPERAADLVVWAARDADPDRLDGSVLDRRAMREA; this is encoded by the coding sequence ATGGACGGAGCGACGGTCGTCGTCACGGGCGGAACGCGGGGGATCGGCAGGGCGACGGTCGAGGCGGTCGCCGACGCGCGCGCACACGTCGTCACCTGTGCCCGCGACGCCGACGCGCTCGACGACCTCGCCGAACGGATCCGCGCGTCGGGCGGGACGATCACGACCCAGCGGGCCGACGTGCGCGACGAGTTCGACGCCGAGCGGCTACTGGAGACCGCGGCCCGCGAGGGCGGGGCCGTCGACGCCGTCGTCGCCAACGCCGGCGTCTACCACGGCGACGCCGGCGAGACGCCGATCGACCGCGAGTCCTACGCGGCGTTCGACGACACGATGCGGACGAACGCCCGCGGCGTCTTCGCGACGTTTCGCGAGGCCCGGCCCCACCTCGCCGACGACGCGCGCCTGCTCGCGCTCTCGGGCGGAATCGCGCGCGAAGCCCGCGCGGGCTTCGGCGCCTACGCCGTCTCGAAGGCCACAGTCGAGGCCGTCGTCCGCCAGTTCGCCGCCGACACCGAGTGGCCGGCGGCCGTCGTCGACCCCGGCGCCGTCGCCACCGACCTGACGGGCGGCCGCGGTACCGACCCCGAACGGGCCGCCGATCTGGTGGTCTGGGCCGCCCGCGACGCCGACCCCGACCGACTCGACGGGAGCGTCCTCGACCGCCGCGCCATGCGCGAGGCCTGA
- a CDS encoding ZIP family metal transporter translates to MGINEPSDVNNETGRLSPVGGAGVALLLVLSVVAVLAETWKVLIVGWVAFAAMAAGAYLGARATETDPQRLVWGYGLASGAMVTSAAMFLVPQAIGIAGNGGIAPQIGGIGIAAGIVVGYSGHVVGHRLTHRDLPMDVTTAQITAHALSAGLIIGLVYGSMPTLGLLLGLAIVSHKGPAGYAAARRLRRSGKPVSALLLPAAGVGITAVPTAALPVPEIATLNAVVFGFAAGIFLHIAMDFLPVCDAGSEIDEVCSLHEESHDLLDRLRIHAVGSTVVGAAVVVVAWVAVSP, encoded by the coding sequence ATGGGTATTAACGAACCTTCTGATGTTAATAACGAGACGGGACGGCTCTCGCCGGTCGGCGGCGCGGGCGTCGCGCTACTGCTGGTGCTGTCGGTCGTGGCGGTCCTGGCCGAGACGTGGAAAGTGCTGATCGTGGGGTGGGTGGCGTTCGCGGCGATGGCCGCGGGGGCGTATCTCGGCGCGCGAGCGACGGAGACGGACCCCCAGCGGCTCGTGTGGGGCTACGGCCTGGCCAGCGGCGCGATGGTGACCAGCGCGGCGATGTTCCTGGTCCCGCAGGCCATCGGCATCGCCGGCAACGGCGGTATCGCGCCGCAGATCGGTGGTATCGGCATCGCCGCCGGGATCGTCGTCGGCTACAGCGGCCACGTCGTCGGCCACCGGCTCACCCACCGCGACCTCCCGATGGACGTGACGACCGCCCAGATCACCGCCCACGCGCTCTCGGCGGGCCTGATCATCGGTCTCGTCTACGGCTCGATGCCGACGCTCGGCCTGCTGCTCGGTCTCGCCATCGTCTCGCACAAGGGCCCCGCGGGCTACGCCGCCGCGCGGCGCCTGCGCCGCAGCGGCAAGCCGGTCTCGGCGCTGCTCCTCCCGGCCGCCGGCGTCGGCATCACCGCCGTCCCGACCGCGGCGCTCCCGGTCCCCGAGATCGCGACGCTCAACGCCGTCGTCTTCGGCTTCGCCGCGGGTATCTTCCTCCACATCGCCATGGACTTCCTCCCCGTCTGCGACGCCGGCTCCGAGATCGACGAAGTGTGCTCGCTCCACGAGGAGTCCCACGACCTCCTGGACCGACTGCGGATCCACGCCGTCGGCAGCACCGTCGTCGGCGCGGCGGTCGTCGTCGTCGCCTGGGTCGCGGTCTCGCCGTAG
- a CDS encoding SHOCT domain-containing protein, which yields MSDEPNGGTDDPMEALVGIVAVATLPLAALAAIFVGGNAAAVVAIVGWFLLVPVLGILSEHVDLREHLGERRERDRTTGAPRGDERDGEDDALQRLRERYAAGEIDDVEFERRLERLLETEGVEVPEGVDPTGSAGAGVDLSADRQRERERE from the coding sequence ATGAGCGACGAACCGAACGGGGGGACGGACGACCCCATGGAGGCGCTGGTCGGGATCGTCGCGGTCGCGACGCTCCCGCTCGCGGCCCTGGCGGCCATCTTCGTCGGCGGGAACGCGGCCGCCGTCGTCGCCATCGTCGGGTGGTTCCTCCTCGTGCCGGTGCTGGGGATCCTCTCGGAGCACGTCGACCTGCGGGAGCACCTCGGCGAGCGACGCGAGCGGGACCGAACGACCGGCGCACCTCGCGGCGACGAACGCGACGGCGAGGACGACGCCCTCCAGCGGCTCCGGGAGCGCTACGCGGCCGGCGAGATCGACGACGTCGAGTTCGAGCGCCGACTCGAACGCCTGCTGGAGACGGAAGGCGTCGAGGTCCCCGAGGGGGTCGACCCGACCGGGTCCGCCGGGGCCGGCGTCGACCTGTCGGCCGACCGCCAACGCGAGCGCGAGCGGGAGTGA
- a CDS encoding MarR family transcriptional regulator: MPISIDQFEQTPEQQLRPPAAGSENADRVLAYLTERREEAFTPAEICQGTGVPRGSVGVVLARLEDRGLVRHRGAYWTVSPKATAR, encoded by the coding sequence ATGCCAATCAGTATCGACCAGTTCGAACAGACGCCCGAGCAGCAGCTCCGCCCGCCCGCGGCCGGCTCCGAGAACGCCGACCGCGTGCTCGCCTACCTCACCGAGCGCCGCGAGGAAGCGTTCACGCCGGCGGAGATCTGCCAGGGTACCGGCGTCCCGCGCGGCAGCGTCGGCGTCGTCCTCGCGCGGCTCGAAGACCGGGGTCTGGTCCGCCACCGCGGCGCCTACTGGACCGTCAGCCCGAAAGCGACCGCGCGATAG
- a CDS encoding transcription factor S: MQFCDDCGSMMHADGDEMVCKSCGATVGKDDDLADRFVSTAEQSGEEVVETEEGANFEGKPKDKSVTCEDCGNGVAWYTIKQTGSADEPPTRFFKCTECGHRWREYN, from the coding sequence ATGCAGTTCTGCGACGACTGCGGTTCGATGATGCACGCCGACGGCGACGAGATGGTCTGCAAGAGCTGCGGCGCCACCGTCGGGAAGGACGACGACCTGGCCGACCGGTTCGTCAGCACCGCCGAGCAATCCGGCGAGGAGGTCGTCGAGACCGAGGAGGGCGCGAACTTCGAGGGCAAACCCAAAGACAAGAGCGTCACCTGCGAGGACTGCGGCAACGGCGTCGCCTGGTACACGATCAAACAGACCGGCTCCGCCGACGAGCCGCCGACGCGATTCTTCAAGTGTACGGAGTGTGGCCACCGCTGGCGCGAGTACAACTGA
- a CDS encoding RAD55 family ATPase, translated as MDRIPFGVRQLDTTLGGGAPTGSVVLVAGEGGAGSREFLQTSTLLNALAETDSELHDLYYGDLAANANPPGEVHFISFTESRECFESEVRTTMETDIVDAGMEAVRYHDLSEQYFHQSPVPRDWYAEATADIRDLRARQERDDILGELGSRLSEHAPGNLVVIDSISDLVSTAGRDQNLDWTDIAFLVKGLQKGADRWNGVILVHLNQETVSSTEYGQLVDGVDGTLEFEWASGGSTRARTLVVKQFRGVLSGIDDENIVQFETEVGDGGFDISDVRKIR; from the coding sequence ATGGACCGGATACCCTTCGGGGTCCGCCAGCTCGACACGACCCTCGGCGGCGGCGCGCCGACGGGCAGCGTCGTCCTCGTCGCGGGCGAGGGCGGCGCGGGGTCGCGGGAGTTCCTCCAGACGAGCACGCTGTTGAACGCCCTCGCCGAGACCGACTCGGAGTTACACGACCTCTACTACGGCGACCTGGCCGCGAACGCGAACCCTCCCGGGGAGGTTCACTTCATCTCGTTCACCGAGAGCCGCGAGTGCTTCGAGAGCGAGGTGCGGACCACGATGGAGACGGACATCGTCGACGCCGGTATGGAGGCGGTCCGCTACCACGACCTCTCCGAGCAGTACTTCCACCAGAGCCCGGTCCCCCGGGACTGGTACGCCGAGGCGACCGCCGACATCCGCGACCTGCGAGCGCGCCAGGAACGGGACGACATCCTCGGCGAACTCGGCAGCCGGCTGAGCGAACACGCCCCGGGCAACCTAGTCGTCATCGACTCGATCAGCGACCTCGTCAGCACCGCCGGCCGCGACCAGAACCTCGACTGGACGGACATCGCCTTTCTGGTCAAGGGCCTCCAGAAGGGTGCCGACCGCTGGAACGGCGTCATCCTCGTCCACCTCAACCAGGAGACCGTCTCGTCGACCGAGTACGGCCAGCTCGTCGACGGCGTCGACGGCACCCTGGAGTTCGAGTGGGCCAGCGGCGGCTCCACTCGCGCGCGCACGCTCGTCGTCAAGCAGTTCCGGGGCGTCCTCTCGGGGATCGACGACGAGAACATCGTCCAGTTCGAGACGGAGGTCGGCGACGGCGGCTTCGACATCAGCGACGTGCGCAAGATCCGCTGA
- a CDS encoding beta-ribofuranosylaminobenzene 5'-phosphate synthase family protein: MTRVTVGGRVHVGFQNLSLAHERLYGGVGLALAEPRLDLRAERAEAVDCDDDAARPYVERVVDHLDVPGATVRVDERLPRHAGLGSGTQLALAALVAVAGAYDIDVDPRECAPTLGRGGRSGIGVATFESGGFVVDGGHPTERFTTAPPAEGEWAVPPVVARHDLPDSWRFVLAIPEAGPGRSGDEEDASMRSVVERADPGIAEEIALVVTQGLLPAAATGDRAAFGDAIARLGRLNGAWYADEQGGVYRPPAGAIIDALSDHPAVAGAGQSSWGPTVYALTDADYAPEVADAARAALSDAADGGRVVVARPRDEGATVADD; this comes from the coding sequence ATGACCAGAGTCACGGTCGGCGGGCGCGTCCACGTCGGCTTCCAGAACCTCTCGCTGGCACACGAACGCCTCTACGGCGGCGTCGGCCTCGCGCTCGCCGAACCGCGACTCGACCTGCGCGCCGAACGGGCCGAGGCCGTCGACTGCGACGACGACGCGGCGCGGCCCTACGTCGAGCGCGTCGTCGACCACCTCGACGTGCCCGGGGCGACCGTCCGCGTCGACGAGCGACTCCCCCGCCACGCCGGCCTCGGCAGCGGGACCCAGCTCGCGCTCGCCGCGCTCGTCGCCGTCGCCGGCGCCTACGACATCGACGTGGATCCGCGGGAGTGCGCGCCGACACTGGGACGCGGCGGTCGCAGCGGCATCGGCGTCGCGACCTTCGAGTCGGGCGGGTTCGTCGTCGACGGCGGCCACCCGACCGAGCGGTTCACCACCGCGCCGCCCGCGGAGGGCGAGTGGGCGGTCCCGCCGGTCGTCGCGCGCCACGACCTGCCCGATTCCTGGCGGTTCGTCCTCGCGATCCCCGAGGCGGGCCCGGGCCGCAGCGGCGACGAGGAGGACGCGAGCATGCGCTCGGTCGTCGAGCGCGCCGACCCGGGGATCGCCGAGGAGATCGCGCTGGTTGTCACCCAGGGGTTGCTCCCGGCGGCCGCGACGGGCGACCGGGCGGCGTTCGGCGACGCGATCGCCCGGCTCGGCCGGCTCAACGGCGCCTGGTACGCCGACGAACAGGGCGGCGTCTACCGACCGCCCGCGGGGGCGATCATCGACGCTCTCTCGGACCACCCGGCGGTCGCCGGCGCCGGCCAGTCCTCGTGGGGACCCACGGTGTACGCGCTGACCGACGCCGACTACGCGCCGGAGGTGGCCGACGCGGCGCGGGCGGCGCTGTCCGACGCGGCGGACGGGGGACGCGTCGTCGTCGCTCGCCCGCGCGACGAGGGCGCGACGGTCGCGGACGACTGA
- a CDS encoding glutathione S-transferase family protein: MNKLVDGEWRTDIDEYTNEDGEFERGETTFRDRVADDPDARFQPEAGRYHLYVSYACPWAHRTLLIRSLKGLEDAISVDIVDPYRDDGGWQFTPEKAGCTPDTVNGSDYLREVYQEADPDATCRVTVPVLWDGKAETIVNNESEEILRMLDTEFDDVAERDVDLYPEGYRQTVDEIIDDIYDPINNGVYRAGFAGSQAAYDEAVDELFDALDHYDEVLADQRYLAGDRLTEADICMFTTLVRFDEVYHTHFKCNVRAIHEYDNLWPYLRDLYQTPGVAETVNMDHIKEHYYTTHPDVNPKRLVARGPDLHFDAEHDRDELPGSLPTELLPLA; encoded by the coding sequence ATGAACAAACTCGTCGACGGCGAGTGGCGGACGGACATCGACGAATACACGAACGAAGACGGGGAGTTCGAGCGCGGGGAGACGACCTTCCGCGACCGCGTCGCGGACGACCCCGACGCGCGCTTTCAGCCCGAGGCCGGTCGGTACCACCTCTACGTCTCCTACGCCTGCCCGTGGGCTCACCGGACCCTGCTGATCCGGTCGCTGAAGGGCCTCGAAGACGCGATCTCGGTCGATATCGTCGACCCCTACCGCGACGACGGTGGCTGGCAGTTCACCCCCGAGAAGGCGGGGTGTACGCCAGACACGGTCAACGGGAGCGACTACCTCCGGGAGGTCTACCAGGAAGCGGACCCGGACGCGACCTGTCGCGTGACGGTCCCGGTCCTGTGGGACGGGAAAGCGGAGACCATCGTCAACAACGAGTCCGAGGAGATCCTGCGGATGCTCGACACGGAGTTCGACGACGTGGCCGAGCGCGACGTGGACCTCTATCCCGAGGGGTACCGCCAGACGGTCGACGAGATCATCGACGACATCTACGACCCGATCAACAACGGCGTGTATCGGGCCGGCTTCGCCGGCTCGCAGGCGGCCTACGACGAGGCCGTCGACGAGCTGTTCGACGCCCTGGACCACTACGACGAGGTGCTGGCCGACCAGCGCTACCTCGCCGGCGACCGCCTGACCGAGGCGGACATCTGCATGTTCACGACGCTGGTCCGCTTCGACGAGGTGTACCACACCCACTTCAAGTGCAACGTCAGAGCGATCCACGAGTACGACAACCTCTGGCCGTACCTGCGCGACCTCTACCAGACGCCGGGCGTCGCCGAGACGGTGAACATGGACCACATCAAGGAGCACTACTACACGACCCACCCGGACGTCAACCCCAAGCGGCTGGTCGCCCGCGGGCCGGACCTGCACTTCGACGCCGAACACGACCGCGACGAACTGCCGGGCAGTCTCCCCACGGAACTGCTGCCGCTCGCGTGA
- a CDS encoding restriction endonuclease, which produces MKHVIEVENGDAQVLTETGSGGLIGRGLLHDRPLAEYVEPAETPRFVVRNRKRGFVVEEADGGASDEPVETGQVAPDGDHSAAALVTDGRVLFAVGRADGDRTRSVPLDEVVDARTEAGLRNATLVLDTVAGAQYRFPSRGDLDAVREFVDAAAGVWSRAERHLEAAEETLDRVERAFEAGDVDVVLAAVGDVRATLDAARETAASLDGAAASVDDRIEAYRERLRAYERRAYAEQAEQARERGHTRWDDDAYETAADHFERAADSYAAALSVDADRPSDESIERRRTNLDAERERLAAAPLERAEQAVEVARSTDDTEVAVTWWVRALERYERLRALDWGRDDPRFDGDREAVRERLATVAEALVDARCERARRALDAADGAPPAAAAAACDRAESSLDAARAVARERVPDALDAVEDLDDRLAARRPDPSATDRDDTDDTDAATVVVPPEAADGDASDDGEGETEPRSETSVEPDGDAGTDGTETDDGAGSADSEWTLADDGTDDEWLSAERTATSTAADGSAAEAVADAVADASEAEVVADAADAADAVLGSGTGDGDRADDADGRDAEDDSNDGETSDERDGGDGVDTADGWTPAALAGLDTDGFRRVVAECFGATGWTVDAVDDAVDLRARAPGPADVRAGVLAVHADAASTVDGSAVERLAGAVERDGDLDAAVVVAGATLPRTARERAEDTGVAVVTPGALVDELDGHEVSVPRDGAER; this is translated from the coding sequence ATGAAACACGTCATCGAAGTCGAGAACGGGGACGCACAGGTGCTCACGGAGACGGGGAGCGGCGGCCTGATCGGTCGGGGGCTCCTGCACGACCGCCCGCTCGCCGAGTACGTCGAGCCGGCCGAGACCCCCAGGTTCGTCGTCCGGAACAGGAAACGGGGATTCGTCGTCGAAGAGGCGGACGGCGGAGCGAGCGACGAGCCGGTCGAGACCGGGCAGGTCGCGCCCGACGGCGACCACAGCGCGGCGGCGCTGGTGACGGACGGTCGGGTGCTGTTCGCCGTCGGCCGCGCCGACGGGGACCGCACGCGGTCGGTGCCGCTGGACGAGGTGGTCGACGCCCGCACGGAGGCGGGGTTGCGCAACGCGACGCTCGTCCTCGACACCGTCGCGGGGGCGCAGTACCGGTTCCCCTCGCGGGGCGACCTGGACGCGGTCAGGGAGTTCGTCGACGCCGCCGCGGGGGTCTGGTCGCGCGCTGAGCGCCACCTCGAAGCCGCCGAGGAGACGCTCGACCGCGTCGAGCGGGCCTTCGAGGCCGGTGACGTGGACGTGGTGCTGGCGGCGGTCGGCGACGTGCGCGCGACGCTCGACGCCGCTCGCGAGACGGCGGCGTCGCTGGACGGCGCCGCGGCGTCGGTGGACGACCGCATCGAGGCCTACCGCGAGCGGTTGCGCGCCTACGAGCGCCGCGCCTACGCCGAACAGGCCGAGCAGGCCCGCGAGCGCGGCCACACCCGCTGGGACGACGACGCCTACGAGACGGCCGCCGACCACTTCGAGCGGGCGGCCGACAGCTACGCGGCGGCGCTGTCGGTCGACGCCGACCGGCCGAGCGACGAGTCGATCGAGCGCCGGCGGACGAACCTCGACGCCGAGCGCGAGCGCCTGGCCGCCGCGCCGCTCGAACGCGCCGAGCAGGCGGTCGAAGTCGCCCGGTCGACCGACGACACCGAGGTCGCCGTCACGTGGTGGGTGCGGGCGCTGGAGCGGTACGAACGGCTCCGCGCGCTCGACTGGGGACGGGACGACCCCCGTTTCGACGGCGACCGCGAGGCGGTTCGCGAGCGACTCGCCACCGTCGCCGAGGCGCTGGTCGACGCGCGCTGTGAGCGCGCCCGACGGGCGCTCGACGCCGCCGACGGGGCGCCTCCCGCGGCGGCCGCGGCCGCCTGCGACCGCGCCGAGTCCTCGCTCGACGCCGCTCGGGCGGTCGCCCGCGAACGGGTCCCCGACGCGCTCGACGCCGTCGAGGACCTCGACGACCGACTCGCCGCCCGCCGACCCGATCCGTCCGCGACCGACCGCGACGATACCGACGACACCGACGCCGCGACCGTCGTCGTCCCGCCCGAAGCGGCCGACGGGGACGCGAGCGACGACGGCGAGGGCGAGACGGAGCCCCGTTCCGAGACGAGCGTCGAACCCGACGGCGACGCGGGGACCGACGGGACGGAGACCGACGACGGGGCCGGCTCGGCGGACAGCGAGTGGACGCTCGCCGACGACGGGACGGACGACGAGTGGCTGAGCGCCGAGCGAACGGCCACGTCGACCGCCGCCGACGGGTCCGCCGCCGAGGCGGTCGCGGACGCGGTCGCCGACGCGTCCGAGGCCGAAGTGGTCGCGGACGCCGCCGACGCGGCCGACGCCGTCCTCGGGAGCGGAACCGGCGATGGCGACCGGGCGGACGACGCGGACGGGAGGGACGCCGAAGACGACTCGAACGACGGCGAGACGAGTGACGAACGCGACGGCGGTGACGGGGTCGACACCGCGGACGGGTGGACGCCCGCGGCACTGGCGGGCCTCGATACCGACGGGTTCAGGCGGGTCGTCGCCGAGTGCTTCGGGGCGACCGGGTGGACGGTCGACGCGGTCGACGACGCGGTCGACCTCCGCGCGAGGGCCCCGGGTCCGGCGGACGTACGCGCGGGCGTCCTCGCCGTCCACGCGGACGCCGCGTCGACGGTCGACGGGTCGGCGGTCGAGCGCCTCGCTGGCGCGGTCGAGCGCGACGGCGACCTCGACGCGGCGGTGGTCGTCGCCGGCGCGACGCTCCCCCGGACAGCCCGCGAGCGCGCCGAGGACACCGGCGTAGCGGTGGTCACACCCGGTGCGCTGGTCGACGAACTCGACGGCCACGAGGTCTCGGTCCCCCGCGACGGAGCCGAGCGGTGA
- a CDS encoding 50S ribosomal protein L16 has protein sequence MSDKPASMYRDIDKPAYTRREYITGIPGSKIAQHQMGDKNADGDDYPVQISLVVEESVQLRHGSMEASRLSANRHLIKEFGEGNYKMVLRKFPHQVIRENKQATGAGADRVSDGMRQAFGKIVGTAARIQAGERLFTAYCDVDQAEEVKEAYRRAYNKITPPCRIKVERGNELLIR, from the coding sequence ATGTCGGACAAACCTGCCTCGATGTACCGGGACATCGACAAGCCCGCGTACACCCGACGGGAGTACATCACGGGTATTCCCGGTTCGAAGATCGCACAGCACCAGATGGGCGACAAGAACGCGGACGGCGACGACTACCCGGTCCAGATCAGCCTCGTCGTCGAGGAGTCGGTCCAGCTCCGCCACGGCTCGATGGAGGCCTCCCGGCTCTCGGCCAACCGCCACCTGATCAAGGAGTTCGGCGAGGGCAACTACAAGATGGTCCTCCGGAAGTTCCCCCATCAGGTCATCCGAGAGAACAAGCAGGCGACCGGTGCGGGTGCGGACCGCGTCTCCGACGGCATGCGCCAGGCGTTCGGCAAGATCGTCGGCACCGCCGCCCGCATCCAGGCCGGCGAGCGCCTCTTCACGGCCTACTGCGACGTCGACCAGGCCGAGGAAGTCAAGGAGGCCTACCGCCGCGCGTACAACAAGATCACTCCGCCCTGCCGCATCAAGGTCGAACGCGGCAATGAACTGCTGATCCGGTAA